The nucleotide window GCGACAACggcaaacaaaaaaatcttcaGGAACAATAGAAAGATGATCCTGATGCATTATTAGCATACATAAGGGGATGGGCAGTAATTACAAACTGTGGAAAAGAGGGAAAGGGTTACTTCCTTCGTGATCTTTTAACAGAAGAAGCTGCTATATGAACGGAATCGGTGCCATGAAACTGTCAATTTGAATTCTTGTGTGAggcatttttaaaaagatttaaaggAAGGTTAAGCAGTGTGGGGcacataaaaaatctacCACGATGTCTATACCAGCCGGGTTCGTTTTTATCATACTTGGATCAAATGAGGAGAATTTCAATAAAAGCTGGACTTCCGGATAATGTCCTAATTGCATTCGTACTCAATGGATTGCCTGGcgatattgaaaaaattttattgatgaATACGCCGTCTGAACTTACATGGAACTATATCTATAATGCTTGTGAAGGACTCGATTGTAGTAATAGATCGAATACGTAGACGACATTACCTCAAAAGGCCAAAGAAGAAACGATGGTAATATGTGTCCTGTATAAACGAAACTTTgctatatttaaaatagctttttaaaatgttgtTGGGAGCATTTTCACTTTATCCCCCCCTtaccaatataaatacagaattttttatttttatcccTGATTTTCGAAATtcaaaatggaaaaaacTAGAAGGAGAAAAACTCGTCAAAAAAGTcgcaataaaaattcattacaaaaacaaataaaaaatattatgtatttattttgtctCTAAACatcaatattttacatttataaCTCCAAAGCCTTTCTATTTGAatggaaaattttaatttatcaaaaaccTTATTAtggtttaaaatttgatttttgaagttttatacaaaatttgAAAGAACAAAGTTTCATAATTATCGTATTTACTATCtatctattaaaaaatgattttagaAACGCCCTACTTATGTTAAATAACGATGAAATTATGAATTTATACGAAGCAATAAAATGCAAACTACTTCAAAAACCATGTagtaaatgtttttatccAGTAAAACTAAGGataaacaagaaaaatGCTGTAAGatgcataaataaaaaatgccAAAAGGAAAGAAGTCCTTTTGAAAATTCAGTTTTTGCTAAAACGCACCTAGACCATATCTTAATGATAAAGATCCTAAACttataaatgataaaaactCCGCCGATACTTATCGCCAAGTTGTTATACATCAATCCATGTGTTGTTACTAGATGCCTTCGTCAATTCAAATGATTCTAGCTTATTTCAAAtacatgaaaaaaaacaacaacTCAAGTCGGTGGTCTGAATATAGTAGTCGAAATCGATGAAAGTAAATTTGGAAAGCGTAAATATAACTAGGTCATAAAGTTGAAGGAGTCTGGATTTTTGGAATGGTTGAAAAGACACTAGAaaggaaaataattttactttctGTTCCAAATAGATCGAAAGAAATACTTAAAAAGTTAataatgttatatattaataaggACCCCACAATGCACTCTGACATGTGGAAAGGATACTCTAAAATGGAAGAGTACATCAAAAAACATGCTACTGTAAACCATAgcaaatttttcaaagacCCTATAACTAGGGTACACACTAATACAATAGAAGGGAATTGGGCAGCAATTAATCATCAAACTCCTGTTAGATGTAGGACTAAGAATCTAATTTTGCCATATTTGTTGAGATATATgcttttaagaaattttaaagatgattatttaacatatttaataaatttaatttggAGGTGAGGTACCACAGTACCCCCCATTTGAGGGtgtttactttattttttcgaaccccaaaaacgaagtgcaaaaaaaggaggagcAGGAAGGggacaaaaattactagGCCTTTATGAtagtaaaaatacataataaaataataaaatgacttaaaattgaatttcAAACCAAATTTTGTAACTAAAtatatgatataaaaaaaattaagatttatacaaatttatttacttaatcctagtttttatttaataccCTTAAAAATGACAGATCTCTATAAGGATGTCGAGAAAATAATggaaaaaatgattttaagaACATTAGAAGGCAGATTTTGTCCATTATGCCTTGGAAATGTACATCGACGTATGGAAATACAAAATCAAATGCGTTGTACCTCAAGAGGATGTCgaaaagaatatataataacGAAAAAGAAgcctttttttaatgctAAATTGTCTTGGTTAAAAATATGCCAGGttctatatttattgtttgaAAATACAACATTCagaatgataaaaaacCTACTTAATATtcacaaaaaaacaatctaTAGAATTATCAGAAAAAGTAGTAAACATATAACTggcaataaaaaaataggaGGTCCAGGTATAATTGTAGAGATTGATGAATCTAAATTCGGAAAGAGAAAATACAACAAAGGCCACAAAGTTGACGGTGTGTGGGTAATTGGGATGGTGGAAAGAACAGCCGAAAGAAGTCTAGTGCTtctaaaagtaaaaaacaGAAAAGCCGAAACTCTTGAaagattaataaaaaaatatgtaagTCCCGGAAGTATTATATTTACCGACTGTTGGAAAggttatataaatttaaatcaatTGGGGTTGTATGAACACTACACTGTTAACCATTCTCTTGGTTTTATAAATCCAGAGAATGGTGTTCATACTAACACGATTGAAGGGACATGGGCTGGTGTTAAAAGAGTGATTCCTGCCAGACATCGGACTGAAAAGGATATAAATCGTTatcttaatttatttacttttaaaagaaataatccTATAAATACGTTCgaaatgtttataaaaaaggcattttcttaatacatcttattttaaaatataattctgtacataaatatatatttatttgttatttttaatgtcgTAAGtgcttagtaatttttgtccCCTTCCTgctcctcctttttttgcacttcgtttttggggttcgaaaaaataaagtaaacaCCCTCAAATAGGGGGGGTACTGTGGTATCTTTCActcatttaatttttttaatatttttcgaGTTTTTCTCCTTCTCGTTTTtccattttaaatttcgaAAATCAgggataaaaataaaaaattctgtatttatattggtaAGGGGGGATAGAGTGAAAATTAGCCTGttgttattattaataactTTATTGATGGTGTTTCTATTCCTCAGATAATCCATACCCTTCAAAGACaaacttctttttatattttatttttaatttaatagtTGTTTAgcaattttaataaagattaGTGCTTTCTCATTTGTAAGCatgtttttacaatattctTTTGTTACGTTATTTTATTCCCGATTTGACATGTCATGGatgaaatatttgacaGATGATAATATTGATACCTGTTATTGTGATGTAGTCCATAACATCACATTCTGCCCTTTCCTAAAGCATAAAGTTTCAGAAGGTcttcatttattattatatatagcTGCCCATTCATCATATCCTggtattatattatatattaaatttggCAACATTTCTTTTGTCTTATTAATagtattctttattttttctccCTTTTTCTTAGTATTTATGTTCTCCAATGTAGCTCTCAtttcctttattttttacaggTCTCTagtatttttgatttatcaCTGAATTAAACTTTAGGCGctacttcattttcttgcccccctaaaaaaaaatattaataaaaagatacaaaatcgtgttatttttcaaatctaaacattttttttgaggggggggggggggcaagaaaatgaagttaaggtattttttgtcgatttgagaatttttaaatgccTCCTGCAGATTCCTCATTAagggttaaaaaatttaaatttttttaacccctTAATGAGGAATCTGCAGGAGGCTATTCGCGAGCTAAATATCTGCGAAGATGCGTGCTTTAGGAACAATGAAGCAgcaattgatttttttcagATAATTGTTTTCTAAAAAGATCAATTGCTTGCAGACATTGTTCGACATCAGAACGAACTGTTCTTATGAACATTAGTGGATGTTTCGGCTACATTGACGTTAAAGTTTATCGttgtattaataaaaagtgtAGTTCGAAGAGCTCACTTAAAAATGGTACGATGTTTAAGGAATAAGCGTTCCATTTCACAAAATTCTTAGAGCATTCTATTGCTGGGTATTTAATTATACTACTTACCAAGCAATAGATCTGTgcaaaatatgtaaaaattcatatattaaaatcaagGATACAGTGATGGAAATCATTGCTCCTAAAAGCGATGATAGCTACTAAATTGGAGGAACTTCTGTTCGTGTACAATTTGATAAAACCGCCATATGCAACGGGTTAATTGTATCTAATCCTTCTTCAACTTTGGATTCCATGCCTGGAATTCAATGGATTATAGGCGGCATAGTAGAAGGTAATTGTAGAGAATTTGTTCTTGAATTGCTATCTAATCGACAATCTAGTACTATAGAAGACTTTTTTAGACGCAGAGTAAAACCTGGCTCTATTATAATTACTGATGGATACCCTTCATATCCATCAGCCTCTAGAAATTTTGGCAGTGAACATTACATAGTAAATCATTCGCTTGGATTTATAAATCCAGAAAGAGACCAcacaaataatatagaaaatttgtgGTCCCATTTGAAGAATGAGTATAGATCGAGAAGTGGGCTTAAAAGGCATAGGATTAATTTGTTGCTAATCGAATTTGCttggaaaaaaagaaatatcaatcattttaataatgatgATCATAGATGTgactatataaaaattttagaactTTGTAGGtttgaataaataaaatttcttctaaataattttttttttctgggGGGagcaagaaaatgaagtagCGCCAAACTTTAAACAAACTAGTGACACGGTTATGcttaatttcttctttgcTGTTCTTGATATTTTCTTTCAGCAAATTGTTCATTttgattaattttttgaaacttacttgtaattttttctgtttCCCATTTTTAACTACTCtgtttttaagatttttttcgGCATTTTTCGTACCcacttctttaaatttatctgTGTTAATTTTATCAGTTTACTTTTCAACATTTACTGATGTTTcatgtttaattttagtttccttcaattttttcttttttaacgtttcttcttttaataaatcaatGATCTCAATTTTGTCTGttgtttctttttctttaacTTCCTTCATCATGTATAGCTTTACTGGGCAATACTTTTTGGTTTTACGATGTTGTGATATTTCCCTTAGCTGTTCGAaggtattattttttagtataaaaCATTCATTTGAATCGTGtgtattgtttttatgtataCTGCAccattaaaatttatatagatGTCTTTTTCATTTCTGAATCTTTCTCGATTCATGTTAATTTGTCCTTGTTTAAGTCCTCGTCTCTTACCTTCTAATATAAGATGTTTTTCTACTGATTCTAGATATGCAACGATatcttcaatttttttattcccaattctaaattttcaatcTAGTTAAAAATCCTAACCCTAAAAGAAACTTTCTCTTAGTTTTCTTTCGTATTCCTTTCTGGTTAAACCTTCAATTCTGCTATATTGGCTGTCACGGAACAGCTCTCCAGTGGTCCTACGCCCACCCCGGAGGCCAGAGAATActagtataaaaaaaagtctcctctttattttaatcATGTTTTTGGAGGGAAAATGTCCCACATTTTTCCGCccataaacataaaaggaAATCATCCTCAGGAGGGCatgaagaaatttaataaacagCTTAACAGTAAAGATTCTTTGAGGGCTGTTGGGCATACAACAGTTCACAATGGTGGTAACGGTGATGAGGATTGTGACTGCGGCTATAATCAGTTGGCCTCACTGATGAGAAAATTATGTCTAAGTAATAAATGGATGGAATTCAATGGAGAGAATTTAGATCATGCAGAAACATTTATCAGTCAATTTCGAGAAATTGAAGACGTATACTCATAGGAAAAAACTTTAGACATTGCCAAGACGCAACTGAAAGGCAAGGCATTAATATGATTTAAAGCATATGAGGGGGAAGAAATCACGGATTATAAGTCGTTCATCCgatactttaaaaaaaaataatgacaGAGAAACTTACAGAAGACACAACCGACATGTTTATGCATCTCTATGTCGAATGCCCAAAAGAAAACGATATTCTTAGTTACGCTTATGCCCTGAAGACATGTTCAAAAAGAAACGAAGAGTACTTCTTGAGATCAAAGATAGCAATCGAGAAAAACTCTCCAGAAACGATAAAGGAGTAAATTGCAGATACAACAGACTGGATGGATTTACTATAACTCTTGAAAACCACGGTAgctaaatttattttcgaAGAGATTGTATGTAGACATGTGCCCCAAACGAACTACCATCAGACAGGAGACTTGAGTTCTTAAACATTACAGTCAAAGAAATATGTAGAATCTTCAATACACGAAAATCTTTTACTTCGTCTTATCATCCACAATGTAACGGTACAGTAAAAAGAACTAATCAATCTTATGTAGCAAAACTGGCCAAAATTACAAACGGAAGATGGAAGGAATAAGACGAATACCTAGAGCTGGCTCTATATGCTTATCTAATCTTtccaagaaaaaaaaacaggGCATTGCCCATTTGAATTATTGTATGGACGTAAACCGCAGACATGGGAACAGATAATTGAAGAGTTAATACCAATAGAACccaatttattaatattcgAAAGGCTAAAACAGACCCGAGAAATTATGCTTTAAGCAGAAAGAGATATGGGAAGTATGAAAGAACAAACTTTAAAAGGTAGGTGATATAGTATTGACACGTAAACCTTccattaatataaaaaataaattagacAGTAAATTTGAAGGTCCATATActataacaaaaattcGGCATGAAAGGCGCGTATGAAATAGTAAGTCCATATATATAGTGGTTTTCTCAGTTAATCAGAAGGATCTTAAGAAGATAGATGTTGAAATGGGTACATGAGAGCTTCTAAAGGAGAGGGGAGTGTCGCGGGACAGCTCTCCAGTGGTCCTACGGCTACCCTGGAGGGAAAAGAATACTAGTATATAGGAAGTCTCCTCTTATTTTAATCATGTTTTTGGAGGGGAAATGTACCACATTTTACCGCccataaacataaaaggaAATCAACCTCGGGAGGGCATGAAGAAATCTAACAAACAGCTTAACAGTAAAGATTCTTATAGGACTGTTGGACAAACAACAGTCCACATTGGTCGATCAAGtcttttaattctttaaatattctttgatatatttgaaCTGTGTCTGCTTACATTCAATTAATTTCAGCTGTGGCATTAATGAACTCACTTttataatcatttttttctataaatattttatttttttccatttctGATAAGGAAAATATTGGTTGTAATGTTGGGTCTCGTACTAGCTCTCCTAAGGCcattctttgttttttgaaatCCCATTTTTTATGTCTGCTTTTCTGGTTAAAATCTTCAAACCAGTGCTCTAATTCAGCAGCATCATACTCCTCAATGTCTGCTATAATACTTACGTGTTTTTCAACCTCTAGGTCGGATTCTTCAATcgtatatttaaatttcaatCCTTCTTTGgctttttttttcagtGTTCCTTTGATACAGTTTTCTCTTTGAAAACAAATTTGTCCTGTATAAACGGGACTTTgctatatttaaaatagcTTTCTAAAATGttgttaatattaataactTTATTGATGGTGTTTCTATTCCTCAGATATTCCATGCCCTTCAAAGACAgacttctttttatattttatttttaatttaccGCGTTTTCGGGGTTAAGAGATCCATTTCAAATCAAATTTTGCgactttttattataaaaattatacttGTATAAGAGATCCACCCCAGCCAaatggtaaaaaaattatactagaaaaaaatgaacccttcattataaaaaacatttaaatttctataaaatcttcaaataaatttcacAGTCTAGACCTTCGTCTTCAATTTCAGCACAATTAAGAACATCTTGAagtttattgttttaatgaaaaattgaatCTGTTCCACACAATCTAAAAGCCTTAGAAGCCATTTCGgagttattttttttaatgcaTCCGC belongs to Vairimorpha necatrix chromosome 12, complete sequence and includes:
- a CDS encoding DDE-TNP-IS1595 domain-containing protein, whose amino-acid sequence is MTDLYKDVEKIMEKMILRTLEGRFCPLCLGNVHRRMEIQNQMRCTSRGCRKEYIITKKKPFFNAKLSWLKICQVLYLLFENTTFRMIKNLLNIHKKTIYRIIRKSSKHITGNKKIGGPGIIVEIDESKFGKRKYNKGHKVDGVWVIGMVERTAERSLVLLKVKNRKAETLERLIKKYVSPGSIIFTDCWKGYINLNQLGLYEHYTVNHSLGFINPENGVHTNTIEGTWAGVKRVIPARHRTEKDINRYLNLFTFKRNNPINTFEMFIKKAFS